In Aspergillus flavus chromosome 3, complete sequence, one genomic interval encodes:
- a CDS encoding vesicle transport protein ykt6, whose product MKILYIGVLQNAQQPAVELCAERELSSYSRFTRGSISEFMTMFSKTVAERTKQGQRQDIQEQGKYFTFHVYARTQGIAGVIISDNEYPSLAAHQILSKVLDEFLTLNPNAGTATQPVSFPSLKTYISAYQDPHQVDSIMKIQKELDETKIVLHKTIESVLERGEKIDDLVNKSEGLSSQSKMFYTSAKKQNSCCILM is encoded by the exons ATGAAGATTCTTTATATCGGA GTCCTACAGAATGCCCAGCAGCCGGCGGTGGAGCTGTGTGCGGAGCGCGAGCTCAGCAGCTACTCGCGCTTCACCAGGGGTAGCATCAGCGAGTTCATGACCATGTTCAGCAAGACGGTCGCCGAAAGAACAAAGCAAGGCCAGAGACAAGATATCCAAGAGCAAGGCAAGT ATTTCACATTCCACGTGTATGCGCGGACCCAAGGCATCGCCGGTGTCATTATCAGCGACAATGAATACCCCTCTCTTGCCGCCCATCAGATCCTTTCCAAGGTCCTCGATGAGTTCCTCACGCTCAACCCCAACGCAGGCACCGCCACCCAGCCTgtctccttcccctccttgaAGACATACATCTCGGCGTACCAGGACCCACACCAAGTGGACAGTATCATGAAGATTCAGAAGGAGCTGGACGAGACCAAGATTGTTCTCCACAAGACTATCGAGAGCGTCTTGGAGCGTGGAGAGAAGATTGACGATCTGGTTAATAAG AGTGAGGGGTTGTCTTCGCAATCGAAGATGTTCTACACCTCTGCGAAGAAGCAGAATAGCTG TTGCATTCTTATGTAA
- a CDS encoding fungal-specific transcription factor domain-containing protein, with translation MPCEIVLKILIAYSAVHYSLEQERMTRMTVDSLGRQSATAALTKLDGEHGRADSRWEQDPFQGPFGILRLSPSATSPGGHDASQPDRAESSQADWDFLWPSLDSAPTIAEDNHLFDGLYDITEDVEDVPRADLSLEVDPMLDNLEVLLPDPLGIISDELVGQQTPLQISLIPNPSLALSRSKYIPSQAPKLLRYFKENIISLSFPLKNCRKCPWQAIHLPTAMSTYAELSIQQTASHTRLSLFYSLLAASCLHMLSRNPNAVDFNTSSKGYKEIAKQHLELALNEEVLGPRRAKYKELLMAVLSMVMLSIFHGENSNAQAFLVDAEYLIRIRGLPKPHKSLKVRSLHHVYTYIRIMAESTCGCALLDICPDRPSSSLLTIESSPLSLRSFRVAHDSLDEEIDLSLQKSDEVGHNDIHLEVMGQWRDTLYPDIYGVPESLMTLLSQTIRIANERELLHRSATVDTNVLQDLEKRASLLEQYILSWELPSRPYPSLISHSAIEGSEDSDNHTSQLLMRAMHQALILFYYRRIPNISALILQDTVRKCLDFLRRSDNARADSVSNDTAILWPGFVAACEALDPDLQRGLLDWLVTTGQRTSLSSFSAAAKTAQMVWNARDQAKNYTLSWFDVLKHERYISHDYMNDEYSRMNPAFGSRMSPARVKNILLNLGRF, from the exons ATGCCCTGCGAGATTGTTCTCAAGATCCTGATCGCGTATTCCGCCGTCCATTATTCTCTA GAGCAAGAGCGGATGACGCGAATGACTGTCGATAGCCTCGGTCGGCAATCCGCGACTGCCGCGTTGACCAAGCTGGATGGCGAGCACGGACGAGCGGACTCACGCTGGGAGCAAGATCCATTCCAAGGCCCTTTCGGAATCCTGAGGCTATCGCCGAGCGCGACATCTCCAGGTGGCCATGATGCATCTCAGCCAGACCGGGCCGAGTCATCTCAGGCGGACTGGGACTTCCTCTGGCCTTCTCTGGACTCCGCTCCTACCATTGCAGAGGATAACCACTTGTTTGATGGCCTTTACGACATAACCGAAGATGTCGAAGACGTGCCTAGAGCGGATTTGTCGTTAGAAGTTGACCCAATGCTGGACAATCTGGAGGTGCTATTACCAGACCCTCTAGGCATCATTTCCGATGAGCTTGTCGGTCAACAAACTCCTCTACAAATATCTCTAATACCCAACCCCTCCCTGGCACTATCAAGGAGCAAGTATATTCCATCACAGGCACCTAAACTACTCCGATATTTCAAAGAGAACATCATCTCCCTATCATTCCCGTTGAAGAATTGTCGGAAATGTCCCTGGCAGGCAATCCATCTTCCCACTGCAATGAGTACATATGCAGAGCTCAGTATCCAGCAGACCGCTAGTCATACGAGGCTCTCCTTATTCTACTCACTGCTTGCCGCCAGCTGTCTCCATATGCTTTCACGTAATCCAAACGCCGTAGACTTCAACACGTCATCAAAGGGGTATAAAGAAATAGCCAAACAACATCTCGAGCTAGCCCTCAATGAGGAAGTTCTTGGACCAAGACGTGCCAAGTATAAGGAGCTGTTGATGGCTGTTCTTTCTATGGTCATGCTCTCG ATATTTCACGGAGAAAACTCCAATGCTCAAGCCTTCCTAGTCGACGCAGAGTATCTCATTCGCATACGAGGGCTGCCCAAGCCACACAAGTCACTCAAAGTCCGCTCCCTTCATCATGTCTATACGTACATACGTATCATGGCTGAGAGCACGTGCGGCTGCGCACTCCTTGATATATGCCCGGACCGCCCTAGTTCCAGCTTACTAACGATTGAATCCTCCCCTCTCTCCCTACGAAGCTTCCGTGTGGCGCATGATAGTCTGGACGAGGAAATTGATCTCAGCTTACAGAAAAGCGACGAAGTTGGCCACAACGACATCCATCTAGAGGTGATGGGCCAATGGAGAGACACACTCTACCCAGATATCTACGGTGTTCCGGAGTCGTTGATGACTCTTCTCTCGCAGACGATCCGCATTGCCAACGAACGAGAGTTACTGCATCGCAGCGCTACGGTTGACACCAACGTACTACAGGATCTGGAAAAACGCGCGAGCCTCCTTGAGCAGTACATCCTGTCCTGGGAGCTACCGTCCCGCCCCTATCCCTCCTTAATAAGCCATTCGGCCATTGAGGGTAGCGAGGACAGCGACAATCATACATCCCAGCTATTGATGCGAGCAATGCATCAAGCCTTAATCCTATTCTACTATCGTCGGATTCCTAACATAAGCGCCCTGATTCTCCAAGATACCGTCCGGAAATGTCTGGATTTCCTGCGGCGCAGCGACAACGCACGTGCTGACAGTGTGTCGAATGATACCGCGATTCTTTGGCCTGGCTTTGTCGCCGCCTGTGAGGCGTTAGACCCTGACTTGCAGCGCGGGTTGCTAGACTGGTTGGTCACCACTGGCCAGCGTACAtcactctcttctttttcggccGCGGCGAAGACTGCACAGATGGTTTGGAACGCGCGCGATCAGGCGAAGAATTATACGCTGAGTTGGTTTGATGTTCTGAAGCATGAGCGAT ATATCAGCCACGACTACATGAATGATGAGTATAGTAGGATGAATCCAGCGTTCGGTAGTCGAATGTCTCCAGCAAGAGTCAAGAACATCCTTCTCAACTTGGGTCGATTCTAA
- a CDS encoding major facilitator superfamily domain-containing protein, with translation MAPIADTPLSGSDLNMEKSTGETGSPNLGIPQSPSQLEQQSDLIDLERLGRERPPCFSNIWSELTFGFSIVMSQILAEYYISGSNVLVPTLVKELHIPEASVVWPSTALSLVVTSTLLIFGRLGDMYGGYVLYLAGAGWLAASSILAGFSQTWLMLIICRALQGFALAAFLPSGIMILGSTYRPGPRKNFIFSVYGACAALGFFAGIFFSGLCSQFLSWRWYFFIGAILSAVTFISSYFSVPSDFAERRKAKVKMDWAGCCLSVPGAVLLVFAIAESSYAPQGWKTPYIPVCFSLGVIFLGLMVYVEGWVVKNPLLPGDLFAVKYLTPLVIALLCLYGSLGIYFLYAVLYMSDIMGAGPLQIVAWTVPMGVGGLILATAGGLIMHKVSGTILMLISCIGYAGSGLFFAVIPKGGIYWGFVFPAMICGTVGIDISFNIANVFITTHLPKAKQGLAGALINCTLHFGIAIFLGFADIVKSETEHLGQFKSFKAVFWFETALALVGALIVVFFVRIHHAKSDLTVEERAALTAESRNT, from the exons ATGGCACCCATTGCAGATACACCACTCAGTGGATCTGATCTAAACATGGAGAAGTCCACTGGAGAAACGGGTTCTCCAAATCTGGGGATACCACAGTCTCCATCACAATTAGAGCAGCAATCAGACCTAATAGATCTCGAGCGACTTGGTCGAGAGCGTCCTCCATGCTTCTCTAATATTTGGTCGGAACTGACCTTTGGATTCTCCATTGTTATGTCCCAGATTCTTGCG GAATATTACATTTCTGGATCAAATGTTCTCGTTCCTACGCTAGTCAAGGAATTGCACATCCCAGAAGCTTCGGTGGTATGGCCATCAACCGCACTGTCTCTCGTTGTTACGTCAACACTTCTCATATTCGGTCGACTTGGAGATATGTACGGGGGTTATGTACTCTACCTTGCAGGGGCAGGCTGGCTGGCAGCCTCATCAATCCTAGCCGGCTTCTCTCAGACCTGGCTAATGCTGATTATTTGCCGAGCTCTGCAAGGATTTGCTCTTGCCGCGTTTCTTCCATCTGGGATAATGATCTTGGGCAGCACATATCGACCTGGCCCTCGGAAGAATTTCATTTTCAGCGTTTATGGCGCATGCGCGGCGTTGGGATTCTTCGCcggtattttcttttccggctTGTGCAGTCAGTTCCTCAGCTGGAGATGGTACTTTTTCATTGGAGCAATCCTTTCCGCAGTCACTTTTATCTCTTCGTATTTTTCGGTCCCCAGTGATTTTgcagaaaggagaaaggcaaaggtTAAAATGGACTGGGCTGGATGCTGTCTTTCCGTACCAGGAGCTGTCCTTCTCGTGTTCGCGATTGCGGAAAGTTCCTACGCACCGCAAGGATGGAAGACACCGTACATTCCAGTCTGCTTCTCATTGGGAGTGATATTTTTGGGACTTATGGTCTACGTTGAAGGATGGGTGGTCAAAAACCCTCTGCTTCCGGGAGACTTGTTTGCAGTCAAATATCTGACACCGCTGGTCATTGCACTGCTTTGTCTCTATGGGAGTCTGGGcatatactttttatatgCAGTTCTGTA CATGTCCGATATAATGGGTGCGGGTCCGCTACAAATCGTAGCGTGGACGGTTCCCATGGGGGTCGGAGGTCTCATCCTTGCGACAGCAGGAGGACTTATCATGCACAAGGTCTCGGGAACGATCCTTATGCTTATCTCTTGTATTGGATACGCCGGCTCGGGGCTGTTCTTTGCCGTCATTCCCAAAGGTGGGATATACTGGGGTTTCGTTTTTCCTGCCATGATTTGTGGCACTGTGGGGATCGATATCAGCTTCAACATCGCCAACGTATTTATCACCACTCATTTGCCGAAAGCCAAGCAGGGACTGGCAGGGGCATTGATCAATTGCACTCTACACTTTGGCATTGCCATTTTTCTTGGGTTTGCTGATATTGTCAAGTCGGAAACAGAACACCTTGGCCAGTTTAAGAGTTTCAAAGCTGTTTTCTGGTTTGAGACGGCGCTGGCATTAGTTGGGGCCCTGATTGTTGTGTTCTTCGTGCGGATTCACCATGCAAAGAGTGATTTGACGGTGGAAGAGAGAGCGGCGTTGACCGCCGAAAGCCGGAATACATAG
- a CDS encoding putative D-lactate dehydrogenase: MKLAVFSAKSYDKHYFDATLRKHHPALCEITYHSFALSSETVSLAQDSDAVCVFVNDQLDAPVLETLYANGVRAILLRCAGFNNINLQVAEDLGFFVANVPSYSPEAVAEFAVALIQTLNRKTHRAFNRVREGNFNLEGFLGRTLYGKTVGVVGVGRIGLAFAKILHGFGCKLVAYDPFGGEEFKKYGEFVELGDLLAQSDVVSLHCPLTEGTRHVINDENLGRMKKGALLVNTSRGGLVNTKAVINALKSGQLGGVALDVYEEEGALFYNDHSGEIIHDDVLMRLMTFPNVLVCGHQAFYTEEALSEIAGVTLGNLEDFVLKRTCKNSLVREGHLVVPMDKEPVRL; this comes from the coding sequence ATGAAGCTAGCAGTCTTCAGCGCCAAATCCTACGACAAGCACTACTTCGACGCCACACTCCGCAAACACCACCCCGCCCTTTGTGAGATAACCTACCATTCATTCGCCCTCTCCTCCGAGACCGTATCCCTCGCCCAAGACAGCGATGCAGTCTGCGTCTTTGTAAACGACCAACTAGACGCCCCCGTCCTCGAAACCCTCTACGCAAACGGCGTCCGCGCCATTCTCCTCCGTTGTGCGGgcttcaacaacatcaacctgCAAGTCGCCGAAGACCTAGGCTTCTTCGTCGCAAACGTCCCCTCGTATTCCCCCGAAGCGGTCGCCGAGTTTGCCGTGGCGCTGATCCAGACCCTGAATCGCAAGACACATCGCGCCTTTAACCGCGTCCGGGAGGGGAACTTCAACCTTGAGGGATTTCTGGGCCGCACGCTCTACGGGAAAACAGTGGGGGTTGTAGGCGTGGGTCGCATCGGGCTGGCGTTTGCGAAGATATTACATGGGTTTGGATGCAAATTGGTGGCATATGATCCGTTTGGAGGTGAGGAGTTCAAGAAGTATGGGGAGTTTGTGGAGTTAGGGGATTTGTTGGCGCAAAGCGATGTGGTTAGTTTGCATTGTCCTCTGACGGAGGGGACGAGGCATGTGATCAATGATGAGAATCTTGGGCGCATGAAGAAGGGGGCCTTGTTGGTTAATACTTCTCGGGGAGGGTTGGTAAACACCAAGGCTGTTATTAATGCGCTCAAGTCGGGTCAACTGGGTGGTGTGGCGCTGGATGTGtatgaggaggaaggggcGCTGTTCTACAATGATCATTCTGGCGAGATTATCCATGATGATGTGTTGATGCGACTGATGACGTTCCCGAATGTGCTTGTTTGCGGTCATCAGGCGTTCTATACGGAGGAGGCGCTTAGTGAGATCGCTGGGGTTACGTTGGGGAATCTGGAGGACTTTGTTCTGAAGAGGACTTGTAAGAATTCGCTGGTACGCGAGGGTCATTTAGTGGTTCCGATGGACAAGGAGCCTGTGCGGTTATAG
- a CDS encoding putative FYVE domain protein, giving the protein MATHVLTATTTPANPISVYGNPSPVNTASNSPTSPRQQYLPLQTRQLRPPKGPLYVPAALRPTERPQKASPPSPPRSVHGSLDSLNDGSEEPQPALTRRSTIESAVSDGISKLAQDEWMKHEHLGEVTGLPTREHWKADSASPSCDSPTCRSSFGLFLRRHHCRHCGHVFCSSHTPHVVPLDQDARFHPEGVPSRACDLCWLAFQRWEESRSERLNKIQTQIDAQNTKTEEVAEETPEHVDNIDEESRKALAAMLGQSTEIAASIPRGWNWSTF; this is encoded by the exons ATGGCTACTCACGTTCTCACCGCCACCACAACTCCTGCCAACCCGATCTCGGTGTATGGCAACCCGTCCCCGGTGAACACCGCCAGTAACTCTCCTACTTCCCCCCGTCAGCAGTATCTGCCCTTGCAGACCCGTCAACTGCGTCCACCCAAGGGACCTCTCTATGTTCCCGCTGCCCTGCGCCCGACCGAGCGCCCTCAGAaggcttctcctccttcccctcctcgcAGTGTTCATGGTTCCCTCGACAGCTTGAATGACGGCAGCGAGGAACCCCAGCCGGCCCTGACCCGTCGTTCCACCATCGAGAGTGCGGTGAGCGATGGAATCAGCAAGTTAGCCCAGGATGAATGGATGAAACATGAGCATCTTGGTGAAGTCACTGGTCTTCCTACGAGAGAGCACTGGAAG GCGGACTCAGCCTCGCCCAGCTGTGACTCGCCCACATGCCGCTCCTCTTTCGGTCTCTTCCTTCGTCGCCATCACTGCCGCCACTGCGGTCATGTCTTCTGCTCTTCTCACACTCCCCACGTCGTGCCTCTCGACCAGGATGCTCGCTTCCACCCGGAAGGCGTCCCCTCTCGGGCATGCGACCTGTGCTGGCTTGCCTTCCAGCGCTGGGAGGAGTCGCGTAGCGAGCGTCTCAACAAGATCCAGACCCAGATCGACGCACAGAACACGAAGACTGAGGAAGTGGCCGAGGAGACCCCCGAGCACGTGGACAATATCGACGAGGAATCTCGGAAGGCACTCGCTGCGATGCTGGGCCAGAGCACTGAGATTGCTGCCAGCATCCCTCGGGGCTGGAACTGGAGCACCTTCTAA
- a CDS encoding ABC-type Fe3+ transport system, periplasmic component (unnamed protein product): MVYLKRLLALSSLLSLGQAQWSPNVPLETRSLDEIYEAAKKESGPLVVSSGGDGKYSCGCYPYLLLTACLAGNQNDFIINAFQKRFPDIQVNWTVDLSKYHASRIDRGFYGEGETTDVVILQTLQDFPRWKSQNRLMYYKPAVWNDIYASERDPQGAYLPIAECKLTLLCKHEFDLTMSTDGFGGIFWDSTKLNESEVPDDYASFTDPKWHGKLVLTYPNDDDAVLYLFAKIIGRYGFEWLDALQANDVQWVRGSYTPAAVISAAHNNTSNPRSITFTTADGSEDWWGTKTPQKDESMSWSQTGAILASTKRPETSKLLLSFLVSDEWQKAQADAGSFVPRVSLDQGRLYEQNVSEVGGFRVFMNQRNVVDWWKSQLETTLGTPQGISPLDVYPRV; this comes from the coding sequence ATGGTTTACTTGAAACGTCTCCTCGCTCTCTCGAGCCTTTTGTCACTCGGTCAAGCGCAGTGGTCTCCAAACGTCCCCTTGGAGACTCGCAGTCTCGACGAGATCTACGAGGCCGCAAAGAAGGAGTCCGGCCCTCTGGTTGTGTCCTCTGGAGGGGATGGTAAGTATTCTTGCGGCTGTTACCCCTACCTATTGCTGACAGCATGCCTAGCCGGAAATCAGAACGATTTTATCATCAATGCATTCCAGAAACGCTTCCCTGATATCCAAGTGAACTGGACAGTCGACCTCTCCAAGTATCACGCTAGCCGCATTGACCGTGGCTTCTACGGTGAGGGAGAGACCACTGATGTGGTAATCCTGCAGACCTTGCAGGATTTCCCTCGCTGGAAGTCGCAGAATCGTCTCATGTACTACAAACCAGCAGTGTGGAACGATATTTATGCTTCTGAGCGCGATCCTCAAGGTGCTTATCTTCCCATCGCAGAGTGTAAGTTAACCCTCCTTTGTAAACATGAATTTGATCTGACGATGTCTACAGATGGCTTCGGCGGCATCTTCTGGGACAGCACCAAGCTGAACGAATCTGAGGTCCCTGACGACTACGCATCTTTCACTGACCCAAAATGGCACGGGAAGCTGGTCCTCACCTATCCCAACGACGATGATGCCGTTCTGTATCTCTTCGCTAAGATTATCGGCCGCTACGGCTTTGAGTGGCTCGATGCCCTTCAAGCGAACGACGTCCAGTGGGTACGGGGCTCCTACACCCCTGCTGCTGTTATCTCGGCCGCCCacaacaacaccagcaaTCCTCGGTCAATCACCTTCACGACCGCCGATGGTTCCGAAGACTGGTGGGGAACCAAGACCCCTCAAAAGGACGAGAGCATGAGCTGGTCCCAGACAGGAGCGATCCTTGCCAGCACAAAGAGGCCTGAGACCTCTAAGCTTCTGCTCAGTTTCTTGGTCAGCGATGAGTGGCAGAAGGCTCAGGCTGATGCTGGTAGCTTCGTTCCCCGGGTTAGCCTGGACCAGGGCAGGCTTTACGAGCAGAATGTTAGTGAGGTTGGTGGCTTCCGGGTCTTCATGAACCAGCGGAATGTTGTCGATTGGTGGAAGAGCCAGTTGGAGACTACTTTGGGTACTCCTCAGGGAATTAGTCCGTTGGATGTCTATCCTCGTGTCTAG
- a CDS encoding ricin B lectin domain-containing protein: protein MSDLEPGAYIIVPRHVSNKRLDVDDVTDPDNVELQLYEPLTDREKADQVFVFAKCTESQYFIISIKNGTYLTATNDGEPITATVSSPMNKRIRWRIHPVGDGSGAFYISSVAFPGKVIDVAGGATDNHAEIIIYDHKDDGSENQQFFLTHPNNA, encoded by the exons ATGAGTGATCTCGAACCCGGCGCATACATCATCGTACCCCGCCACGTGAGCAACAAACGACTTGATGTCGACGACGTAACTGATCCAGATAATGTCGAATTGCAGCTCTA TGAGCCACTTACTGATCGCGAGAAAGCTGATCAAGTTTTTGTGTTTGCCAAGTGTACTGAGAGCCAGTACTTCATCATCAGTATCAAGAATGGCACCTATCTAACGGCCA CCAATGACGGGGAACCAATCACTGCTACTGTCTCCTCTCCCATGAATAAGCGGATTCGCTGGAGAATTCACCCCGTTGGCGATGGCAGCGGAGCTTTCTA CATTTCCAGTGTTGCGTTCCCCGGCAAGGTGATCGATGTCGCCGGTGGAGCCACCGACAATCATGCTGAAATTATCATCTACGACCACAAGGACGATGGTTCTGAGAATCAGCAGTTCTTTTTGACTCACCCTAATAACGCTTAG
- a CDS encoding putative fad oxidoreductase, whose amino-acid sequence MSNSDYPTTPSRNHYDVVIIGGATSGSSIAWHLNTNPDFKGSVLVVERDPSLQFSATKASNNCMRQQFATAINVKIAQYAADFVKRFGAEFPPDECVPDGPIRNFGYLYLSDSTEFTEVLKKDQQLQASCGAGTQIILKADIKNKYPFFYTDDIDSGSLNLIDEGAFNALGMVEWLRKTARQNGVDYIENEVVDMTVDGDKICDITLKTGEKVTVSTLVNAAGTRAATVSQLAGIDLPIEARRRYTYIFSVDEPLPQDLPLTIDPTGVHLRSYGAKDYLVGCPPIGPDTAVDVDDFSFAENAWEEKILPIITRRVPQFASARVTNAWIGHYEFNIFDHNAIVGAHDKVSNLFFCVGFSGHGSQQAPACGRGVAELIVYGSFQTLDLSALSYKRIVENRPLTERAVI is encoded by the coding sequence ATGTCGAACAGCGACTATCCCACCACTCCTAGCCGTAACCACTACGACGTGGTGATTATCGGCGGTGCCACCAGCGGCTCCTCCATCGCATGGCATCTAAACACAAATCCCGACTTCAAAGGCTCAGTACTCGTCGTTGAGCGTGATCCCTCGTTACAGTTCTCCGCCACCAAAGCCAGCAACAACTGCATGCGACAGCAATTTGCCACCGCTATCAATGTAAAGATCGCACAATATGCCGCCGACTTTGTCAAACGCTTTGGGGCTGAATTCCCACCAGATGAATGCGTGCCAGATGGTCCTATCCGCAACTTCGGATACTTATATCTATCCGACTCCACGGAGTTCACAGAGGTGCTAAAAAAGGATCAGCAATTGCAGGCCAGCTGCGGAGCAGGCACTCAGATTATTCTGAAGGCggatatcaagaacaaaTATCCATTCTTCTACACGGACGATATCGACAGTGGAAGTCTCAATCTTATAGACGAGGGTGCATTCAATGCCCTCGGCATGGTGGAATGGCTTCGCAAAACAGCCCGGCAAAACGGGGTCGACTATATTGAAAATGAAGTGGTTGACATGACCGTGGACGGGGATAAGATCTGTGACATCACATTGAAGACTGGAGAAAAGGTGACAGTAAGCACTCTTGTTAACGCCGCGGGCACTCGTGCCGCGACCGTTTCTCAACTAGCAGGCATCGACCTGCCTATTGAGGCCAGACGGCGGTACACCTACATCTTCTCGGTCGACGAACCGCTCCCCCAGGACCTGCCATTGACCATCGATCCAACTGGTGTCCATCTCCGCTCGTACGGGGCAAAGGACTATCTCGTCGGCTGCCCGCCCATCGGACCAGACACAGCCGTCGATGTCGATGATTTCAGCTTCGCGGAGAATGcgtgggaggagaagattCTACCTATAATCACTCGTCGTGTTCCTCAGTTCGCCAGTGCACGGGTTACAAATGCCTGGATAGGCCACTATGAGTTCAACATATTCGATCATAATGCCATCGTCGGCGCTCACGACAAAGTCAGcaaccttttcttctgcgTGGGCTTTTCTGGTCACGGAAGTCAACAGGCACCGGCCTGTGGGCGTGGTGTTGCCGAGTTGATCGTTTATGGAAGCTTTCAAACTCTTGATCTGAGTGCGCTTTCCTACAAGAGGATTGTGGAGAATCGGCCTCTGACAGAGAGAGCGGTTATCTGA